The Pseudomonas sp. SCB32 DNA window CGGTGGCGACGTACCGGCACTGGTGAAGAAAGCCTGCTCGGGCCGGCCGATCATCGCCGTGGACGGCTGCCACCTGCACTGCGTGCAGAACTGCCTGGCGCGACATGGCGTGAAGGCCGCGCACGAGGTCACCCTGACCGAGTACGGCCTGAAGAAACGCTACGGGCAGGACGCGCCGGTGCAGGATTTCGAGATGCTCTACGAGGAACTGCAGTTCCTCGTGCGCACCCCGGCCTGAGCGTTAATCGATCAGACCAGCCTCAAAGCCAAAGGATGGCTCCAACGTAGGATGGAGTGGAGCGAAGCGATACCCATCGATTGACGCGCCAAAACAACATGGATATCGCAAACGGTGAGCGGATCAGGCGTTCTCCTGCACCACCCGGCTGGCGCGGCGCATGGCGCTCCACAGCCAGGCTGGCAGGCTGTCCGGGTCGAGACTGTCGATCAGGTTCTTCACCGCCAGCCCCAGTTCGGTATCGCCCTCGATCACCAGGCGACGGCGGAAGAACAGCGTGTCCGGGT harbors:
- a CDS encoding putative zinc-binding protein — encoded protein: MPPSPHLPLVYSCSGCSNLAQLANDLALRLDRDGLAEMSCIAGVGGDVPALVKKACSGRPIIAVDGCHLHCVQNCLARHGVKAAHEVTLTEYGLKKRYGQDAPVQDFEMLYEELQFLVRTPA